In the Methanococcoides methylutens genome, one interval contains:
- the thrC gene encoding threonine synthase, protein MSKVIGLKCRECGAEYPSGIQNTCYECFGPLEVHYDWDEIHNTASKEKIARGPPSIWRYADLLPIDSTNYVDLGSGYNKLHHAKNLGKELGLKELYILDDSVNPTNSFKDRVTSVAVSKALELGATAIGCASTGNLASAVGAHAAKAGIPSYIFIPSSIELGKITQMLSYEPNVIAVDGTYDDANRLASEVADQNPDWAFVNINIRPYYTEGSRTLAFETAEQLGWNAPDHIVAPLGSGALLCALTRGYRELEKIGFVEPERKIRISGSQPAGCSPISTAVQNDAEVIPIRELDTIAHSLAIGNPADGHYAKQEIQNSGGYAASVTNEEILEAIFLLARTEGIFTEPAGGTTVAGLKRLVESGHIDPDERTVVYVTGNGLKAQDTIAGAVERPGSIKPSYSEFTKKYSNITKNN, encoded by the coding sequence ATGAGTAAAGTAATTGGGTTAAAATGCAGAGAATGTGGTGCTGAATATCCGAGTGGAATCCAGAATACCTGCTATGAATGTTTCGGACCTCTTGAAGTGCACTACGACTGGGATGAGATACATAATACAGCAAGTAAGGAGAAGATCGCAAGAGGGCCTCCGTCCATATGGAGATATGCAGACCTGCTTCCAATAGATAGTACGAATTATGTTGACCTTGGATCAGGTTACAATAAGTTACATCATGCAAAGAACCTTGGAAAGGAACTGGGACTTAAGGAACTATACATTCTTGATGATTCTGTCAATCCCACAAATTCATTCAAGGACAGGGTAACATCTGTGGCTGTAAGCAAGGCATTGGAACTCGGTGCCACCGCAATTGGATGTGCATCCACAGGAAACCTCGCATCCGCTGTAGGAGCACATGCTGCAAAAGCAGGCATTCCATCATATATCTTCATACCTTCCTCGATCGAGCTTGGAAAGATAACACAGATGCTATCATACGAACCAAACGTCATAGCAGTTGACGGGACCTATGATGACGCGAATCGTCTTGCAAGTGAAGTTGCAGACCAGAATCCTGACTGGGCATTTGTCAACATAAACATAAGACCATATTATACGGAGGGTTCCAGGACACTTGCATTCGAAACTGCTGAACAGCTCGGGTGGAATGCTCCGGATCATATCGTTGCACCACTTGGAAGTGGAGCACTTCTGTGCGCCCTTACCAGAGGTTACAGGGAACTTGAAAAGATAGGTTTTGTTGAACCCGAAAGGAAGATCAGGATATCAGGTTCACAGCCAGCAGGTTGTTCACCCATATCGACCGCTGTCCAGAACGACGCGGAAGTTATCCCGATAAGAGAACTTGACACCATAGCCCACAGCCTAGCTATTGGTAATCCTGCAGATGGACATTATGCAAAACAGGAGATCCAGAATTCAGGCGGTTATGCTGCATCTGTGACGAACGAGGAAATACTTGAAGCCATATTCCTGCTTGCAAGAACTGAAGGTATTTTCACAGAACCTGCTGGCGGGACAACGGTTGCAGGTCTTAAGAGACTTGTCGAAAGCGGCCATATTGACCCCGATGAGAGAACAGTTGTATATGTAACAGGTAATGGTCTAAAAGCGCAGGATACGATTGCAGGAGCAGTTGAGAGACCTGGATCGATCAAGCCGTCATATTCCGAATTCACGAAGAAGTACAGCAATATTACAAAAAATAACTAA
- the moeB gene encoding molybdopterin-synthase adenylyltransferase MoeB has translation MLGEFTEEQIRRYSRHIILQEVGGKGQQKLLSSRVLCIGAGGLGSPIIQYLAAAGVGTIGIVDDDVVDLSNLQRQVIHGGNVDVPKVESARQYVENLNPDVKVITYQKRISPDNILDIINDYDIVVDGSDNFATRYLVNDACVLAKKPLSHGSIFRFEGQVTTILPGDGPCYRCLFEHAPPAGMVPSCQEAGVIGVLPGIIGVIQATEVIKYLLGFGDLLKGRLIFYDAFGMSFDEIKVRKNPLCPVCGEDPSITSIEDENYQEGGGVCSIG, from the coding sequence ATGTTAGGCGAATTTACTGAAGAACAGATCCGGCGGTATTCAAGACACATCATACTGCAGGAAGTTGGCGGAAAGGGACAACAAAAACTGTTGTCTTCCAGAGTACTCTGTATAGGTGCAGGAGGACTTGGATCTCCTATCATACAATATCTGGCTGCTGCCGGGGTTGGAACTATCGGGATAGTTGACGATGATGTTGTGGATCTCAGTAATCTTCAAAGACAGGTCATACATGGCGGAAATGTCGATGTTCCAAAGGTAGAATCTGCAAGGCAATATGTTGAGAATTTAAATCCCGATGTGAAGGTTATCACTTATCAGAAAAGGATAAGTCCTGATAATATTCTTGATATCATAAACGATTACGACATCGTAGTGGATGGTTCCGACAATTTTGCAACCCGCTATCTAGTAAACGATGCCTGTGTACTTGCAAAAAAACCTCTCTCACATGGCAGTATTTTCCGCTTCGAAGGCCAGGTCACGACCATTCTTCCGGGTGATGGGCCCTGTTACAGGTGTCTTTTTGAACATGCACCACCTGCCGGAATGGTTCCAAGTTGCCAGGAAGCCGGAGTTATCGGAGTACTTCCGGGCATCATTGGTGTTATTCAGGCAACTGAGGTCATCAAATACCTGCTGGGATTCGGGGATCTGTTGAAAGGCCGGCTTATCTTCTATGATGCCTTTGGCATGTCTTTCGATGAAATTAAGGTTCGTAAGAACCCTTTATGCCCGGTATGTGGTGAAGATCCGTCGATAACATCAATTGAGGATGAGAATTATCAGGAAGGCGGCGGGGTCTGTAGTATTGGATAA
- a CDS encoding sulfurtransferase TusA family protein, with protein MDKIIADFELDVRGQCCPYPLIRTKEMVDEMETNEILLVIANEAMTPQNIATWAKKTGNVLLAVEEKRGVFNIYVRKA; from the coding sequence ATGGATAAAATAATAGCAGACTTTGAACTTGATGTAAGAGGACAGTGCTGTCCTTACCCACTTATCAGGACAAAGGAGATGGTGGATGAGATGGAAACAAATGAGATACTGTTGGTCATAGCAAATGAGGCCATGACACCTCAAAACATCGCCACCTGGGCAAAAAAGACAGGGAATGTACTGCTTGCTGTTGAAGAAAAGAGAGGCGTCTTCAACATATACGTCCGTAAAGCCTGA
- a CDS encoding threonyl-tRNA synthetase editing domain-containing protein has protein sequence MKMLMFDTEYFWFETFSKTLDHVDDTEREEKIEDTAVVFIHVEAEDELRKSKVVKKAVANQKWYLNKVNKERMVLHSFAHLSSSKSSPEFAVEIILAIKEKLDNKGIDVHTTAFGYFSEFSIHVRGESLAKVFKEI, from the coding sequence ATGAAAATGCTAATGTTCGATACGGAATATTTTTGGTTTGAAACCTTCAGCAAGACCCTTGATCACGTAGATGATACTGAAAGAGAGGAAAAGATAGAAGACACGGCAGTTGTTTTCATTCATGTTGAGGCAGAGGATGAATTAAGAAAGAGCAAAGTGGTAAAAAAAGCAGTCGCAAATCAGAAGTGGTATCTTAATAAAGTGAATAAAGAAAGAATGGTACTTCACTCATTTGCTCATCTCTCTTCAAGCAAGTCCTCTCCTGAATTCGCAGTAGAGATAATTTTGGCTATCAAAGAAAAGCTGGACAATAAAGGAATTGATGTTCACACTACTGCTTTTGGTTACTTCTCTGAATTTTCGATCCATGTTCGTGGCGAATCACTGGCAAAAGTGTTCAAAGAGATCTAA